ggttacaaaacCTATATACAAAGCAGTAAGGTTCACGTACGATCAACACAAACATCCCTAATGAGGGTAGAAATGTCGATTTTGACCCCATTTTTTAATATTCAAATAGGGAGAAATATTTTCAATACCATTATTTGAAGATATGAAAAGAATAAACAGAAATTCAGAAAACAAAATTATGAATGCAGACTAGAATAGTTTGTGATCCTAGAGCCCGACTGTgcacaactcttgtctcttttcgaaatacgggcacatgagacaagatgcactttcaatACAATTATACTGTgttgggtgaacaataatctgttcaCCACATGGTTCCTGCACGAAATTTTCAACACCCCTTTTTATAGGTCGTTTAGACCTAGTTCTTTTCTGTAGTGATCTAACTTTTTccttagaaatcaacttcttagGAGATGAGTTAAAATAACATACCTCAGATGGATTTGACTTTAAaataagtttgagcttgtttgctaatcgattatcTCTCCATtacagtttgttgacataccttattttatgtttgtacttgaaataattagagagttcatgacccttaatagtacaataagaacatgtcaatgtggaggatgatTCAGGCACCATAACCAAACATACTTTTAAACAAAATGAAGTACCTGAAACATATGAGATACAGTTTTCATTAGACAAAGTAACATCCTTATCATCCTCTAGGGCGGTCGAAGGCGTGTCTTCAGGAAAAATGTCAAGgttgatatgagtattgctacaattatcaaaattgatattttcaccaaggaatgctacacttgatttttcatcttctatACCATCGTAGTGATcatatatttcatcaagagttgcagcaaaacctttgttcacagtgtattttctacgatttggacactcattagcaaaatgaccaaaaccattacacttgaagcactatggcatatcctcatcatcaatgTCGatagtatccctgtttttaggagggacatGATCATGAGGCTTAACTGCTGATctgggtttatctctggtgaatcatttacttctctttaaaagaagatctctaaactgtcttgtgatcaaagaaactgagttgtcaagatcttcatctgatgattcagtctcaataggatcttCCACACAGTTTCCAACACTTTAACTTTTATCAAGTAGATTCGTGTTCTTTTGTGTTTTGGAAGAAATATCCTTTCCAtctttggatgaatgctcgtgatcaaagatgtttaactttccaacaagtgtatttctggaaagtgtttcaaggttatttccctaaacgatggcatgtttcttataaTCATATCTAGCTGGTAGCTATCTGAGAATttccatcacaatgtccttttcaagagtagtcttacccaatgcaaaagatgcattaagaaTTTCAGACaatttatgattaaactcatcataTGACTCTTCATCAGCCATGAAGGTTTTCCttatcaaaatttaggttttgaagcctagcttctttctcagaggtattcccttcaaatattgtttctaagatatcccaaacatctttagaccgagtgcacatagtcacatggtgttgaagatctggcgtaatggcatggatgatagcattcaatccatcagaatttttctttgtatcaagaatctcgacaacatctgaaaagacgagggtacccaaatacaccacaatctttaaaaaatccacctataagtcctcttaccaaaagtgattgtctatggacaaagtcgagacaatacgacaaatcggtcttcacactttgtatgatcatctatagatacgagatcaaGATAATACaataatcaaagtgtgattacttgatactaggttcagacttaaccaaactctataagatcactatcaagtaagattttgttaacgaggaaaccgcaaatgcagaaaaaccccgggacctagtccataattgaatactctcagaattaagccgctatacaaaatctaaaccaactttgtatagttgagatcaagcaactaaacctatttcacttagtttcttcagtatccctgcgcttccgacatccaataagtgcacgcactggaacaattactttggatcgtattccaaataataaaggaacaaaaaatatgtttggtaacaactctattgattcttcaagataaagatatctcaagtcatatgcaaaggctcttccgtttattctaataaactcctttgcctggttagatcaatccaatcttcaattacctaagtaataagattcggatttgtaacaatcaaaatagaacccaagagaactattaggtgttaccgatctcacacaactaatcaatcgaataaatacgattctagttggatccaagccgatcaggtttgtgctacacaaagatatgagaaaccaataagaattcttcgtcttcaaatcttctttaatattcaattaaacctgcacaacaccacttcaGTCTCTTGTGAtctatcacacacagaacagagtctttaacaatggattatcacaagatgtctttagatctacaaacaattttAAATATCTCGTCGAAATTTcgacctagtttgagtgaatcttttatcagaagagaagattctcaagaataaacaaactaggtgaaatcaaagttcaacaaccgttagtcaatcaaatcaatcgaaactaataaactgcaattatttagtttcccaccaacggtactcgtagagctttttgaTCCCACAGAATTCTTTAAacgagaggtcgtaagagatttcgcctaattagggtgctttcctctccggatagacgactccactagaaacaacaaaaatatgaagtttgccttgctcttaggatagtttgcaagagatacaaacttaggtatttatagaccaaggatgtttggacaccaaggaatttccaaaaccgaatattctcaagatatgcaataaatgcccaaaatcggttttcataattcctgaaaatgctttgtccaatattccGAAATccctcaatagaaaatctccaattagtaaatgcacattactaattattattttatagagatatgcatttaattgctggtaattaaagcatataaaactaacaaccttaattaaaagattcttaatttatttcggaccgggatctccttgagttataagcaatatctttgaacaataaaaggtaagagttactgtacgtgttcaaagtatgttgacatcttttctttgtaaatccactttcatatttacaatcttgaaatcaattataccacacttccaaacaagttggAATTGGTTCAtgtgtattccaagacaactatgtgattgatcaattatcaattcacaatcatgggttcaattggttctaccaatcacaAAGATCGGTTTTACCTTAATATGGTTTATTTGTGATCGAACACAcaagttactaggatcggttacgtcaattacgaGGACCAGTTACCATAGACTCATGGTTTTTTTTCTCTcggtcaaataaaattaaaaaagcgAAAAAACTGTACATGGACTAGGACTCTCTAATGACTAGCCGCTAGGCCACTCACTGGAAATCCTATTTGAAACGATAATAAACCCTTCCAGGCCATTCCACAGAtggaataaaacctggcctaccctcaaaaactcaaaaatatcctcAGCCAGCAAACGGGCTTGCTTGGATGAGGCATCAACTGAAAAGTTAACCTCCCTATAGCTATGAATATAACGAACATTGGTGTAGAAAGACTTCGCAATTTTCCACTTCTGCACCAGCTGCCAAGGCAGCTCATccttttgaaaagcttgaatgcaaCTCTTCGAATCAGAACGAATGCAAATACTCCGCAGATTCCATCTCTTAGCCATAATCGCACCATATATAATCGCACAAACTTCCGCGTAGAAATTTGTTTTCCAACCAAGTCCAACACAGAGAACACCAAGCACTTCCGAACTTGCATCACGGAAAACAACACCTGAACCAGCTTGGCCTGGGTTTCCGaaagaagcaccatcacaacagatcatgatttcatcttgattaggAGGAGtccaactaatctcaattggagtAGACGTTTTGCATGATCTATGTCGCACTTTGAAATAATTCAGAATGCGTAATTCCTCTAAAGTATTATGCACGTGGCCTGTCATTCTAATTGAATTATCACGAATAACCTGATAAACTCTCCCTTTAAAGCCCAGCCATTGAACGACCATATTCTCAAAATAAGACTTGTTACGTAACTTCCATAACTCCGTGacaattgcaagatttgcaaccaACCACGGGTCCTTTATCATTCTACTTCGACCCTTAGCAGCCTTATACGAGTCCACCAGGTCCTCATTTGGATCCAGCTTGAAAATTCCAGCCACCCAAGCCCAAATCCTCCTAGCAACTCTGCAATTCCAAGTGATGTGGCTAAGAGTTTCTCAACTTTTCCTGCATAAGCGGCACATATTAGGCATGCTCCTACTAGTCTTCTTAATAATATTGTCTTCACTAGCACAACATTCCTTGGCCCAAATATTCCAGTATTGCACACTCAAGGTAGGGTGCACAACCTGTCTAGTAAACATATTTGCACAAGGAACAACTTCTGCCCGCATCTTAAGAGCGGCCTTAGCCGACTTAACTGAAAAAACGCCTTTGCTATCTAAATCCCAAATTTTATAATCCTCACCACCAGCAATAACCGGCAAGTTTTCCACATCGATATTACAACGAATCATCAAATCTCTTGTTTTTTCAGGAATAACCCAAGCACCATAAAAAATGATATCACTTACTttagccttaaaatcattagggcctttgGAAGTGATGCCAAGTCTTTGCGCAATAGAAAAATCACCACACTAATTATAAAAAAATagggaagtattagcaccattactTATAATTGAGCGTGTATGCTTCTGCACAAAATTGTAAACCAAGCGAATTCcaggaaaaaccgaagaacccaacttataattTATCAGATTACCATTGATCTTAAAGTATTTGGCCTTCAAAAATCTGGCCCAAATCTTGTTTGAATCCCGAATAGAAATCCAAAGCTTCATTAGCATAGCCATATTAACATCATTTAACTTCTTAATGCCAAGACCACCTTCACGCTTTGAGAGGCATGGATCATCATATAGAACCGTAAAATATTTACGTTTCTCAGCATCCCcggaccaaagaaaatttctaaTGGGCCTCTCAACTTGCTTAATAACCGTGCATGGCCACTTACAAACAGCCATAGAATGAATAACATAACTAGAAATCACTGAATTAATTAGCACAAGCCTCGCTTAAAATGATAAAAGTTTACCTTTCCAGCCAGCCAActtgtccataatcttctcaACCACTTGGCGAACGTGAATATGCCGAACAATTCCAGGTTTCAATTGAATACCTAAGTATTTATCCGGAAACATAGCTCTCTCCATACCGAAATAGTTAGAAATAGCAATAGCACGAGAAATTCTATCACCTCCAAAATAAAACTTGCTCTTTGCATAGTTTACGCACTGACCAGACGCACATTCATACAAAACAAGCATATTCTTCAAATTTTGCAAACTATGAAGATTTCCTTTGCAGAAAATAAGGATATCATCCGCGAAAAGTAAGTGAGTAGGCGCCACTCCTTTTTTACTAACCATAACATTCATACTATTATTTGCAAACAACTTGGAAAGATTGCGacttaaaacatcttcaataagaacaaagatCAAAGGTGAGAGAGAATCACCATGACGCAGACCTCTAGTAATACTGAAATAACCTTCAGGGCAGCCATTAATCATGACAGAAATTCGAGCTGAGCTAAGGATATTAAGAACCCACATgtaccaagaatcagaaaagccatattgacgaaaaacttcagctacac
This portion of the Papaver somniferum cultivar HN1 chromosome 11, ASM357369v1, whole genome shotgun sequence genome encodes:
- the LOC113324774 gene encoding uncharacterized protein LOC113324774, coding for MWVLNILSSARISVMINGCPEGYFSITRGLRHGDSLSPLIFVLIEDVLSRNLSKLFANNSMNVMVSKKGVAPTHLLFADDILIFCKGNLHSLQNLKNMLVLYECASGQCVNYAKSKFYFGGDRISRAIAISNYFGMERAMFPDKYLGIQLKPGIVRHIHVRQVVEKIMDKLAGWKVISSYVIHSMAVCKWPCTVIKQVERPIRNFLWSGDAEKRKYFTVLYDDPCLSKREGGLGIKKLNDVNMAMLMKLWISIRDSNKIWARFLKAKYFKINGNLINYKLGSSCGDFSIAQRLGITSKGPNDFKAKVSDIIFYGAWVIPEKTRDLMIRCNIDVENLPVIAGGEDYKIWDLDSKGVFSVKSAKAALKMRAEVVPCANIVARRIWAWVAGIFKLDPNEDLVDSYKAAKGRSRMIKDPWLVANLAIVTELWKLRNKSYFENMVVQWLGFKGRVYQVIRDNSIRMTGHVHNTLEELRILNYFKVRHRSCKTSTPIEISWTPPNQDEIMICCDGASFGNPGQAGSGVVFRDASSEVLGVLCVGLGWKTNFYAEVCAIIYGAIMAKRWNLRSICIRSDSKSCIQAFQKDELPWQLVQKWKIAKSFYTNVRYIHSYREVNFSVDASSKQARLLAEDIFEFLRVGQVLFHLWNGLEGFIIVSNRISSEWPSG